Below is a window of Myxococcales bacterium DNA.
GCGGAAGTCGAAGCACCCAGTCTCGAAGCACCCCAACCCACCGTTGCCCCGACCCCGGCGGTCGCAGAAGCCGGGCCGGCGCAGATGCTCAGCCAGGCTCCGCCACTCGACAGCCGTCCCGCACCGAGCGCACTGCGGGCTCACGCCACGCCCAGCGTCAGACGCATGGCAAGGGAATTGGGCGTCGAACTCTCGCGGGTTACGGGGACTGGCAGCAAGGGTCGCATCACGAAGCTGGACCTCGAGGGCTACGTCAAAGGTGCATTGGCCAAGGGTGTGACGCCCGGCGCAGCCAGCGGCTTTGCGGTTCCCGAGATGCCCGAGATCGATTTCACACGCTGGGGCGAGATCGAACACGAGCCGCTCAACAAACTGCGCAGGATCTCCGCACGCAATCTGCACCGGGCCTGGCTCACGGTGCCCCACGTCACTCAATTTGATGAAGCCGATATCACCGAGCTCGAAGAATTTCGCAAAGCCAAGAAGTCCGAGGCCAAGGAGCGGGGTGTCTCCCTCACGCCGCTGGCTTTCTTCCTCAAGGCGACTGCGGTGACACTGCAAGATTTTCCGAACGCCAACTCGTCGCTTGCGCGCGACGGTGAGTCGTTGATCGTGAAGAAGTACATCCACATCGGCGTCGCCGTAGACACGGACCGCGGACTCGTGGTCCCGGTGATTCGAGACGTCGACAAGAAGGGGTTGTTCGAGATCGCCGAAGCCCTCGCGGTGGTGAGCCAGAAGGCCCGGGATCGCAAGCTGCGGCCCGACGATCTCCAGGGCGGGACTTTCTCGATCTCGAGTCTCGGCGGCATCGGGGGAACGGCCTTCACGCCGATCGTCAATGCGCCCGAGGTGGCGATCCTCGGCATTGCGCGTGCGAGCCGCAAGCCCATTTGGGATGAAGCAACTGAAAGCTTCGTACCGCGGCTGATCGTTCCCCTGTGTCTTTCCTACGACCATCGGGTGATCGACGGCGCAGACGCCGTGCGGTTTACAACGCGCTTGAAGACGGTGCTCAACGATATTCGGAATCTCATTCTATGAGCACGCTGGAAATCCGCGTTCCCGATATCGGCGAATTCGATGCGGTCGAGGTGATCGAGATTTTGATCGCGCCCGGGGATGCGGTCTCGGTCGAGCAATCGCTCATCACCCTCGAGAGCGACAAAGCCACGATGGAAATTCCGTCGACCCACGCGGGAACCATCACGGAAATTTGCGTCGAGATGGGGAGCCAGGTGTCCGAGGGCGATCTGATCGTGCGCCTCGAGATCGCAGAAGACTCGACGACAACAGAGCCACCCGCCAGCGCGGCCGTGTCGGCAGAAGAACAGCAGCCGGCTCCGACTGCGCAACCCGAAGTCAATACCGAAGCCAAGACCGAAGCCGCACCTTCTGTACCGGACGAACCGCTTCCGGACGCGGACTTCGCGGCGGACGTCGTTGTGCTCGGTGCAGGACCCGGGGGCTATACGGCCGCGTTCCGGGCCGCGGACCTGGGGATGAATGTCGTATTGGTCGAACGCTACGACACTCTGGGGGGGGTGTGCCTCAACGTCGGATGCATTCCGTCAAAGGCATTGCTCCATCTATCCGACGTTTTGACCGAGGTCAGTACCCTCGCTGCACATGGAGTCGAGTTCGGCGAACCGAAACTGGATCTCGTCAAGATCCGCGCCTTCAAGGATTCGGTCGTGGCCAAGCTCGCGGGTGGACTTACGGCTCTGGCCAAACGCCGCAAGGTCACGGTGATTCAGGGTACGGGCAATTTTGAAGGCCCTCACCTGCTCTCGGTCGAGGGCAATGACGGCCGCCAGACCGTCGCGTTCCATCACGCCATTATCGCAGCCGGTTCGAGCGCAATCGAAATACCGAGCTTTCCCAACGACGATTCGCGCCTGATGGATTCGACGGACGCGCTGATGCTGGACGAGATTCCCGAGCGTTTGCTCGTCGTCGGTGGCGGCATCATCGGTCTCGAACTCGCTTCGGTGTTTCACGCCCTGGGGAGCAAGATCACGGTCGTCGAACTGCTCGACCAGTTGATGACCGGCACGGATCCAGATCTCGTGAAACCCTTGCAAAAGATCATCACCCGTCGCTACGAGAACATCTTCATCGGCACCAAGGTCAGTTCAATCGAGGCAAAAAGTGATGGCCTCCACGTGGGCATGGAGGGCAAAGATGCTCCGGCGCAGGATGTCTTCGACCGGGTGTTGGTCGCTGTCGGGCGCACGCCAAACGGCACAAAGATCAGCGCGGACAAAG
It encodes the following:
- the lpdA gene encoding dihydrolipoyl dehydrogenase; this encodes MSTLEIRVPDIGEFDAVEVIEILIAPGDAVSVEQSLITLESDKATMEIPSTHAGTITEICVEMGSQVSEGDLIVRLEIAEDSTTTEPPASAAVSAEEQQPAPTAQPEVNTEAKTEAAPSVPDEPLPDADFAADVVVLGAGPGGYTAAFRAADLGMNVVLVERYDTLGGVCLNVGCIPSKALLHLSDVLTEVSTLAAHGVEFGEPKLDLVKIRAFKDSVVAKLAGGLTALAKRRKVTVIQGTGNFEGPHLLSVEGNDGRQTVAFHHAIIAAGSSAIEIPSFPNDDSRLMDSTDALMLDEIPERLLVVGGGIIGLELASVFHALGSKITVVELLDQLMTGTDPDLVKPLQKIITRRYENIFIGTKVSSIEAKSDGLHVGMEGKDAPAQDVFDRVLVAVGRTPNGTKISADKAGVTVDERGFIAVDNQQRTNVPHIFAIGDLVGGPMLAHKATHEGKTAAEVIAGKKTVFEPLTIPSVAYTDPEVAWMGLTELEAKRQDIDVRKASFPWAASGRALGIGRSEGVTKLLLDPETGRLLGAGIVGPHAGDLIAELVLALELGADAEDIALSVHPHPTLSETSAMAAEMAVGTITDLYLPRR
- the aceF gene encoding dihydrolipoyllysine-residue acetyltransferase, which gives rise to MATELAVKVPDIGEFDAVEVIEILVKPGDEVAVEQSLITLESDKATMEIPAPFAGVVKQVSVSLGDQVAEGSTIVILEVSGEAAEVEAPSLEAPQPTVAPTPAVAEAGPAQMLSQAPPLDSRPAPSALRAHATPSVRRMARELGVELSRVTGTGSKGRITKLDLEGYVKGALAKGVTPGAASGFAVPEMPEIDFTRWGEIEHEPLNKLRRISARNLHRAWLTVPHVTQFDEADITELEEFRKAKKSEAKERGVSLTPLAFFLKATAVTLQDFPNANSSLARDGESLIVKKYIHIGVAVDTDRGLVVPVIRDVDKKGLFEIAEALAVVSQKARDRKLRPDDLQGGTFSISSLGGIGGTAFTPIVNAPEVAILGIARASRKPIWDEATESFVPRLIVPLCLSYDHRVIDGADAVRFTTRLKTVLNDIRNLIL